A single region of the Aeromicrobium chenweiae genome encodes:
- a CDS encoding ATP-dependent helicase, translated as MGGMSDPLARFAPATRAWFTESFDAPTPAQVGAWDGVAGDEHVLVVAPTGSGKTLAAFLSAIDRLMHAGESEGTRVLYISPLKALAVDVERNLRSPLVGITQAAARRGDEFREVTVGVRSGDTSQRDRRALVTRPPDILITTPESLFLMLTSAARETLRSVDTVIVDEIHAVAGTKRGAHLALSLERLDALLDTPARRIGLSATVRPHDEVARFLAGSGRVQVVAPPSPSRLEMHVEVPVDDMTSIPAPPRQEGSGARALEDEAPRGSIWPHVEESAMRRVLEHRSTIIFVNSRGVAERLTARLNEAYAKHLETDPVPRDSGRPPAQLMGGSAQSEGAEPVLARAHHGSVSKEQRALIEDELKSGRLRCVVATSSLELGIDMGAVDLVVLVSTPPSVASALQRVGRAGHQVGELSRGVLYPTSRQDLLGSAVTTSRMQHGLIERLDIPANPLDILAQQTVAATALESLDVEEWFDTVRRSAPFATLPRSAYDATLDLLSGRYPSDEFAELRPRLVWDRDAGTITGRPGAQRLAVTSGGTIPDRGMFSVNLAAGTEETGSRKVGELDEEMVYESRINDVFALGATSWRIQEITHDRVIVTPAFGQPARLPFWKGDAVGRPYELGEAIGAFVREASALSAEQLAGHASELGLDRRASDNLSAYLGEQKAATGQVPSDRTLVVERFRDELGDWRVVLHSPFGRRVHAPWALAVAARIVERYGMDGSVVASDDGIVARIPDTETEPPGADLFVFEADELDKIVTEEVGGSALFASRFRECAARALLLPRRNPGSRAPLWQQRQRSAQLLDVARKYPTFPILLETARECLQDVYDLPALTALTRRLASREVQIAEVTTERASPFAQNLLFGYVAAFLYEGDTPLAERRASALTLDPTLLAELLGRAELRELLDPDVLERTELELQRLTEDRRAKDIEGVADLLRMLGPLTEAEVAARLQPDLADHAPTWLGELRDARRAIEVSMAGEIRWAVVEDAGRLRDALGVVIPLGVSEAYLESSADPLTDLISRHTRTHGPFTTQEVAERFGLGTAVVQQVLRRLSRDGRLTEGEFRPHATGSEWVEPGVLRRIRSRSLAAARQQVEPVDPGTFARFLPSWQGVGGSLRGPDGVLSVIDQLAGLALPASAWESLVLPARVRDYSPAMLDELTSAGEVVWSGAGTLPGNDGWVQLHPADFVLRAAGAQPAETDALHTAIADALDGGGAFLFRQLVDALGTDGGLPDHAQVAEALWDLVWSGRVSNDTFAPLRTLVGRGGAHRTSRPTPRARIHGRRPRSPRVAVQGPPTVSGRWFALTETTADATALQLARTEALIGRYGVVTRGSVMAEQTPGGFAAIYRVLRELEQTGSVLRGYYIETLGAAQFAATSTVDRMRAHATDDDRPTDARALTLAATDPANPYGAALPWPARAAEDDSSRHRPARKAGSLVVMHDGRLVVYLERGGKKALVFDDDPARLAAAATSLAATVRGRRISRLTIETVDGRPVAASAFGEALAEAGFEPTIKGLRLDA; from the coding sequence ATGGGGGGCATGTCCGATCCGCTCGCCCGGTTCGCGCCCGCGACCCGGGCGTGGTTCACCGAGTCCTTCGACGCACCCACTCCCGCCCAGGTGGGGGCGTGGGACGGGGTGGCCGGCGACGAGCACGTGCTGGTCGTCGCGCCGACCGGTTCGGGCAAGACCTTGGCGGCCTTCCTCTCGGCCATCGACCGGCTGATGCACGCCGGCGAGTCCGAGGGCACCCGGGTGCTCTACATCTCCCCGCTCAAGGCGCTGGCCGTCGACGTCGAGCGCAACCTGCGCTCACCCCTGGTCGGCATCACCCAGGCGGCGGCCCGGCGCGGCGACGAGTTCCGCGAGGTCACCGTCGGCGTCCGCTCCGGCGACACCTCCCAGCGCGACCGCCGGGCACTGGTCACCCGTCCGCCCGACATCCTCATCACGACTCCCGAGTCGCTGTTCCTGATGCTCACGTCGGCCGCCCGCGAGACCCTGCGCAGCGTCGACACCGTCATCGTCGACGAGATCCACGCCGTGGCGGGCACCAAGCGCGGCGCCCACCTCGCGCTGTCGCTCGAGCGGCTCGACGCGCTCCTGGACACCCCGGCACGTCGCATCGGGCTGAGCGCGACCGTGCGCCCGCACGACGAGGTCGCCCGGTTCCTCGCGGGGTCCGGCCGCGTGCAGGTCGTCGCGCCCCCGTCGCCGAGCCGCCTCGAGATGCACGTCGAGGTCCCGGTCGACGACATGACCAGCATCCCCGCCCCACCCCGCCAGGAGGGCAGCGGTGCCCGTGCGCTCGAGGACGAGGCCCCCCGGGGCAGCATCTGGCCGCACGTGGAGGAGTCCGCCATGCGCCGGGTGCTGGAGCACCGCTCGACGATCATCTTCGTCAATTCCCGCGGTGTGGCCGAACGACTCACCGCACGCCTCAACGAGGCGTACGCGAAGCACCTCGAGACCGATCCCGTGCCCCGTGACTCAGGCCGGCCACCGGCTCAGCTGATGGGCGGCAGCGCGCAGTCCGAGGGCGCCGAACCCGTCCTGGCGCGCGCCCACCACGGATCGGTCAGCAAGGAGCAGCGGGCGCTGATCGAGGACGAGCTGAAGTCCGGCCGGCTGCGATGCGTCGTGGCCACGTCGAGCCTCGAGCTGGGCATCGACATGGGAGCGGTCGACCTCGTGGTGCTGGTCTCGACCCCACCGTCGGTCGCCAGCGCGCTGCAGCGCGTGGGGCGAGCCGGCCACCAGGTCGGCGAGCTGTCCCGCGGCGTCCTCTACCCCACGTCGCGCCAGGACCTCCTCGGTTCCGCGGTCACCACGTCGCGCATGCAGCACGGCCTCATCGAGCGGCTCGACATCCCGGCCAACCCGCTCGACATCCTCGCCCAGCAGACCGTCGCCGCGACCGCGCTGGAGAGCCTCGACGTCGAGGAGTGGTTCGACACCGTGCGCCGCAGCGCCCCGTTCGCGACGCTCCCCCGGTCCGCGTACGACGCGACCCTCGACCTGCTCTCCGGCCGCTACCCCTCCGACGAGTTCGCCGAGCTGCGTCCACGCCTGGTGTGGGACCGTGACGCCGGCACGATCACCGGACGCCCCGGCGCCCAGCGTCTGGCGGTCACCAGCGGCGGCACGATCCCCGACCGCGGGATGTTCTCGGTCAACCTCGCCGCGGGCACCGAGGAGACGGGCTCACGCAAGGTCGGCGAGCTCGACGAGGAGATGGTCTACGAGTCGCGCATCAACGACGTCTTCGCGCTCGGCGCCACGAGCTGGCGCATCCAGGAGATCACCCACGACCGGGTCATCGTCACGCCGGCGTTCGGCCAGCCAGCCCGGCTCCCGTTCTGGAAGGGCGACGCGGTCGGCCGGCCCTACGAGCTGGGCGAGGCGATCGGCGCCTTCGTCCGTGAGGCGTCCGCCCTGTCGGCCGAGCAGCTGGCCGGGCACGCGTCGGAGCTGGGGCTGGACCGGCGCGCCTCGGACAACCTGAGCGCGTACCTCGGCGAGCAGAAGGCCGCGACCGGCCAGGTCCCGTCCGACCGCACCCTGGTGGTCGAGCGGTTCCGCGACGAGCTCGGCGACTGGCGGGTCGTCCTGCACTCGCCGTTCGGCCGCCGCGTCCACGCGCCGTGGGCACTGGCCGTCGCGGCCCGCATCGTCGAGCGCTACGGCATGGACGGCTCGGTGGTCGCCAGCGACGACGGCATCGTCGCGCGCATCCCCGACACCGAGACCGAGCCGCCCGGCGCCGACCTGTTCGTGTTCGAGGCCGACGAGCTCGACAAAATCGTCACCGAGGAGGTCGGCGGCTCGGCGCTGTTCGCCTCGCGCTTCCGCGAGTGCGCGGCCCGCGCGCTGCTCCTGCCACGGCGCAACCCCGGGTCCCGCGCCCCACTGTGGCAGCAGCGCCAGCGCTCGGCCCAGCTGCTCGACGTCGCCCGCAAGTACCCGACGTTCCCGATCCTGCTCGAGACCGCCCGCGAGTGCCTGCAGGACGTCTACGACCTGCCGGCGCTGACCGCGCTGACCCGGCGCCTGGCCTCCCGCGAGGTGCAGATCGCCGAGGTCACCACCGAGCGCGCCTCACCGTTCGCCCAGAACCTCCTGTTCGGCTACGTCGCGGCGTTCCTCTACGAGGGCGACACACCGCTGGCCGAGCGCCGCGCCTCCGCGCTGACGCTCGACCCCACCCTGCTCGCCGAGCTGCTCGGGCGGGCCGAGCTGCGCGAGCTGCTCGACCCCGACGTGCTCGAGCGCACCGAGCTGGAGCTGCAGCGCCTGACCGAGGACCGCCGGGCCAAGGACATCGAGGGAGTCGCCGACCTCCTGCGCATGCTCGGACCACTCACCGAGGCCGAGGTCGCCGCCCGTCTGCAGCCCGACCTCGCCGACCACGCGCCGACGTGGCTCGGTGAGCTGCGCGACGCCCGGCGCGCGATCGAGGTCTCGATGGCCGGCGAGATCCGCTGGGCCGTCGTCGAGGACGCCGGCCGGCTCCGCGACGCCCTGGGCGTCGTGATCCCGCTCGGCGTCTCCGAGGCGTACCTCGAGTCGTCCGCCGATCCGTTGACCGACCTGATCTCCCGGCACACCCGCACCCACGGGCCGTTCACGACGCAGGAGGTCGCCGAACGCTTCGGTCTCGGCACCGCGGTCGTGCAGCAGGTGCTGCGCCGGCTCTCCCGCGACGGACGGTTGACCGAGGGCGAGTTCCGCCCGCACGCGACGGGCAGCGAGTGGGTCGAGCCCGGGGTGCTGCGCCGCATCCGCTCCCGCTCGCTCGCTGCGGCGCGCCAGCAGGTGGAGCCCGTCGACCCGGGCACGTTCGCCCGGTTCCTGCCGTCCTGGCAGGGCGTCGGCGGCAGCCTGCGGGGTCCCGACGGCGTCCTGTCCGTGATCGACCAGCTGGCCGGTCTCGCGCTGCCGGCCTCGGCGTGGGAGTCGCTCGTGCTGCCCGCTCGGGTCCGCGACTACTCCCCCGCGATGCTCGACGAGCTGACCTCGGCCGGTGAGGTCGTGTGGTCGGGCGCCGGCACCCTGCCGGGCAACGACGGCTGGGTGCAGCTCCACCCGGCCGACTTCGTGCTGCGCGCTGCCGGTGCGCAGCCCGCCGAGACCGACGCCCTGCACACCGCGATCGCCGATGCGCTGGACGGCGGGGGCGCCTTCTTGTTCCGCCAGCTCGTCGACGCACTCGGCACCGACGGCGGCCTGCCCGACCATGCCCAGGTCGCCGAGGCGCTGTGGGACCTCGTCTGGAGCGGTCGGGTCAGCAACGACACGTTCGCCCCGCTGCGCACGCTCGTCGGGCGAGGCGGCGCCCACCGCACGAGCAGGCCCACACCCCGTGCCCGCATCCACGGCCGTCGGCCCCGGTCGCCGCGCGTCGCGGTGCAGGGGCCGCCGACCGTCAGCGGCCGGTGGTTCGCGCTGACCGAGACCACCGCCGACGCCACCGCGCTGCAGCTGGCCCGCACCGAGGCGCTCATCGGACGCTACGGCGTGGTGACCCGCGGCTCGGTCATGGCCGAGCAGACACCGGGCGGCTTCGCGGCCATCTACCGCGTGCTCCGCGAGCTCGAGCAGACCGGCTCGGTGCTCCGCGGCTACTACATCGAGACGCTGGGCGCCGCCCAGTTCGCCGCGACGTCCACGGTCGACCGCATGCGCGCCCACGCGACCGACGACGACCGGCCCACCGACGCCCGTGCCCTCACCCTGGCCGCCACCGACCCGGCCAACCCCTACGGCGCGGCCCTGCCCTGGCCCGCCCGCGCCGCCGAGGACGACTCGTCCCGGCACCGCCCGGCGCGCAAGGCCGGGTCCCTCGTCGTCATGCACGACGGCCGGCTCGTGGTCTACCTCGAGCGGGGCGGCAAGAAGGCCCTCGTCTTCGACGACGATCCGGCACGCCTCGCCGCGGCCGCCACGTCCTTGGCGGCCACCGTCCGGGGCCGGCGGATCAGCCGGCTCACCATCGAGACCGTCGACGGCCGGCCGGTGGCCGCCAGCGCGTTCGGCGAGGCACTGGCCGAGGCGGGCTTCGAGCCCACGATCAAGGGGCTGCGACTCGATGCCTGA
- a CDS encoding N-acetylmuramoyl-L-alanine amidase, with the protein MRTRVPRATAVLVGLGLTAAWAPAVATTDSTAATTVDCSWASPGVPLEQAFTRAGQEAGVPAELVKAVSYLQSRWDDHGGRPSADGGYGPMNLTDLAVASGDKGDGSSSRPAASSQTARLGARLTGLPLSRVKTDPVANVCAGAAVLASYQDTPSPDVNDWREAVARYGGSSRELARQVFTTLRHGESRVTDRGDTVTLAAQSQATVPAAPQAAAGTGRTDCPVVLACEWVPAPYEKGDPAEPDSTSSYGNHDIADRTGRGGPRLRYIVIHDTEATYDGSLDLVQDPTYVAWNYTVRSSDGHIAQHLDAKDVGWHAGNWYVNMHSIGIEHEGKGGNGGWFTEAMYQRSATLVRHLARKYDIPLDPAHVIGHDQVPGTTAGATASVHWDPGPYWDWEHYFELLRAPIAGKARPTSGVKVGDVVTVKPGYAGNPQTLTQCEEQSPGSGPCRVGAPTNFATLHQGPSATSPLAKDVGTHPTGSPDGTTSVNDVSARAQAGNRLVVAALQDDWVQVSWSGELAWIHNPAARPVLVRTPGATVTVRPGATSAPVYGRAYPEESAYPSTVPYQSVSPVEYTLKPGQAYALTDRRVVTDYYRATTYDGSAPGDRTDVRGRDVYYQLALNHRIFYVRAADVQVHEPGRLVNRSRPRVQGRPQVGQRLTALPGTWSGGAPASLAHRWFRDGRPVAGARSATYVVGRRDVGHRLAVVVTASAPNAKDVRATSRSVRIRR; encoded by the coding sequence ATGCGAACACGTGTGCCACGCGCCACGGCCGTGCTGGTCGGGCTGGGACTGACAGCGGCCTGGGCGCCTGCGGTCGCCACGACGGACTCGACGGCCGCGACGACGGTCGACTGCTCATGGGCATCGCCGGGCGTTCCGCTCGAGCAGGCCTTCACACGCGCCGGGCAGGAGGCCGGGGTGCCGGCGGAGCTCGTGAAGGCGGTGTCGTACCTGCAGTCGCGATGGGACGACCACGGCGGGCGGCCGAGCGCCGACGGAGGCTACGGGCCGATGAACCTCACCGATCTCGCCGTCGCGTCCGGTGACAAGGGCGACGGGTCCTCCTCCCGTCCGGCGGCGTCGTCGCAGACCGCCAGGCTGGGGGCGCGGCTCACCGGCCTGCCGCTCAGCCGGGTCAAGACCGACCCGGTCGCCAACGTCTGCGCGGGCGCGGCGGTGCTCGCTTCGTACCAGGACACCCCGAGCCCCGACGTCAACGACTGGCGCGAGGCGGTCGCCCGCTACGGCGGCTCGAGCCGGGAGCTCGCCCGCCAGGTCTTCACGACGCTGCGCCACGGCGAGAGCCGGGTCACGGACCGGGGCGACACGGTCACCCTGGCGGCGCAGTCGCAGGCCACGGTGCCGGCCGCCCCGCAGGCAGCCGCCGGGACCGGCAGGACCGACTGCCCGGTCGTCCTGGCCTGCGAGTGGGTGCCGGCGCCGTACGAGAAGGGCGACCCCGCGGAGCCGGACTCGACCAGCAGCTACGGCAACCACGACATCGCGGACCGCACCGGCAGGGGCGGCCCGAGGCTCAGGTACATCGTCATCCACGACACCGAGGCGACGTACGACGGATCACTCGATCTCGTGCAGGACCCGACCTACGTCGCGTGGAACTACACCGTCCGCTCCAGCGACGGGCACATCGCGCAGCACCTGGACGCCAAGGACGTCGGCTGGCACGCGGGCAACTGGTACGTCAACATGCACTCGATCGGCATCGAGCACGAGGGCAAGGGAGGGAACGGCGGCTGGTTCACCGAGGCGATGTACCAACGCTCCGCCACGCTCGTGAGACACCTCGCGAGGAAGTACGACATCCCCCTCGACCCGGCGCACGTCATCGGCCACGACCAGGTGCCTGGCACCACCGCAGGCGCGACCGCGAGCGTGCACTGGGACCCGGGACCGTACTGGGACTGGGAGCACTACTTCGAGCTGCTGCGCGCCCCGATCGCCGGGAAGGCGCGCCCCACGAGCGGTGTGAAGGTCGGTGATGTCGTGACGGTCAAGCCGGGGTACGCCGGCAACCCGCAGACCCTGACCCAGTGCGAGGAGCAGTCGCCGGGCTCGGGCCCGTGCCGGGTCGGCGCGCCGACCAACTTCGCGACCCTCCACCAGGGCCCCAGCGCGACCTCCCCGCTCGCGAAGGACGTCGGCACGCACCCGACCGGCAGCCCCGACGGCACCACGTCCGTCAACGACGTCAGCGCGCGCGCCCAGGCCGGCAACCGGCTCGTCGTCGCCGCGCTGCAGGACGACTGGGTGCAGGTCTCCTGGTCCGGCGAGCTCGCGTGGATCCACAACCCGGCGGCGCGGCCGGTGCTGGTCAGGACCCCGGGCGCGACCGTGACGGTCAGGCCGGGGGCCACGAGCGCACCGGTCTACGGGCGTGCCTATCCCGAGGAGTCGGCCTATCCGTCGACCGTGCCGTACCAGTCGGTCTCCCCGGTCGAGTACACGCTGAAGCCGGGCCAGGCATACGCGCTCACGGACCGCAGGGTGGTGACGGACTACTACAGGGCCACGACGTACGACGGCTCGGCGCCGGGGGACCGCACCGACGTCCGGGGTCGGGACGTCTACTACCAGCTCGCGCTCAACCACCGGATCTTCTACGTGCGGGCAGCGGACGTGCAGGTCCACGAGCCGGGCCGGCTGGTGAACCGTTCGCGCCCGCGGGTCCAAGGCAGGCCGCAGGTGGGTCAGAGGCTGACAGCGCTCCCCGGCACCTGGTCCGGAGGTGCTCCGGCGAGCTTGGCACATCGCTGGTTCCGCGACGGCCGGCCTGTCGCGGGTGCCCGCTCGGCGACGTACGTCGTGGGCCGGCGGGACGTCGGGCACCGCCTGGCTGTCGTGGTGACGGCGTCGGCCCCCAACGCGAAGGACGTCCGTGCGACGTCGAGGAGCGTGAGGATCAGGCGCTGA
- a CDS encoding 4a-hydroxytetrahydrobiopterin dehydratase, whose translation MSSFTDAQIEDALENLPGWSQEGEAIVKSYEFSTFDAAIAFINRAAGPITEMDHHPEWTNVYNRVDIRLSSHDVGGVTDRDVRLAKVIERVADAS comes from the coding sequence ATGAGTTCCTTCACCGACGCCCAGATCGAAGACGCGCTCGAGAACCTGCCCGGGTGGTCGCAAGAGGGCGAGGCGATCGTCAAGTCGTACGAGTTCAGCACCTTCGACGCGGCGATCGCCTTCATCAACCGTGCGGCAGGCCCGATCACCGAGATGGATCACCACCCGGAGTGGACGAACGTCTACAACCGGGTCGACATCCGGTTGAGCAGTCATGACGTGGGTGGCGTCACCGATCGGGACGTCCGCCTGGCCAAGGTCATCGAGCGCGTGGCCGACGCGTCGTAG
- a CDS encoding DNA-formamidopyrimidine glycosylase family protein has product MPEGDTVWRTAHHLHEALAGQVLTRTDFRVPAFATVDLSGELVDEVVSHGKHLLIRTAEHSIHSHLKMEGAWHVQRLGTDWRRPGHSARAVLENAEWQAIGYSLGILEVLARSDEAEAIGHLGPDLLGPDWDLDEAVRRVSADPDRPVFLALMDQRNLAGFGNEYVNELLFIMGLSPHRPVGQVRDVARVISRGQRMLDVNKSRIERSFTGSTRTGEDRWVYRRERARCRRCGTRLMNGQLGDRPTAERNIFWCPHCQP; this is encoded by the coding sequence ATGCCTGAGGGCGACACCGTCTGGCGCACCGCGCACCACCTCCACGAGGCGCTCGCCGGCCAGGTGCTGACCCGCACGGACTTCCGCGTGCCCGCGTTCGCGACGGTGGACCTGTCCGGTGAGCTCGTCGACGAGGTCGTCAGCCACGGCAAGCACCTGCTGATCCGCACCGCGGAGCACTCGATCCACTCCCACCTGAAGATGGAGGGCGCCTGGCACGTCCAGCGGCTCGGCACCGACTGGCGACGTCCCGGTCACTCCGCGCGCGCGGTCCTCGAGAACGCCGAGTGGCAGGCGATCGGCTACTCCCTGGGCATCCTGGAGGTCCTGGCGCGCAGCGACGAGGCCGAGGCGATCGGCCATCTCGGGCCCGACCTGCTCGGACCGGACTGGGACCTCGACGAAGCCGTCCGGCGGGTGTCCGCGGACCCCGACCGTCCGGTGTTCCTGGCGCTGATGGACCAGCGCAACCTCGCCGGCTTCGGCAACGAGTACGTCAACGAGCTGTTGTTCATCATGGGGCTCTCGCCGCACCGTCCCGTCGGTCAGGTCCGGGACGTCGCGCGGGTCATCTCCCGCGGGCAGCGCATGCTCGACGTCAACAAGTCGCGCATCGAGCGGTCGTTCACCGGCAGCACCCGCACCGGCGAGGACCGGTGGGTCTATCGCCGCGAGCGGGCCCGCTGCCGCCGCTGCGGGACGCGCCTGATGAACGGCCAGCTCGGCGACCGGCCGACCGCCGAGCGCAACATCTTCTGGTGCCCCCACTGCCAGCCCTAG
- a CDS encoding vitamin K epoxide reductase family protein, with protein sequence MTEQRTVADSDLEAYEPDDRGLGWLLAIGGAIGMLSAAILIIDKVKFLQEPDKALGCDINAFVSCGGVINTDQASVFGFPNPLMGVAGFAIVLTLGVLIAARVRLPDFVWLGLQAGALFGIGFVTWLQSQSIYSIEKLCPWCMVVWAVMIPIFVWLTARNLREFLPGNPVSRFVTDWTLLINILWYVAVIAAIWFQFGSDLWA encoded by the coding sequence ATGACTGAGCAGAGGACCGTGGCGGACTCCGACCTGGAGGCCTACGAGCCGGACGACCGGGGGCTCGGCTGGCTGCTCGCGATCGGCGGCGCGATCGGGATGCTCTCGGCGGCGATCCTCATCATCGACAAGGTGAAGTTCCTCCAGGAGCCCGACAAGGCCCTCGGCTGCGACATCAACGCGTTCGTCAGCTGCGGCGGCGTCATCAACACCGACCAGGCCTCGGTGTTCGGCTTCCCCAACCCGCTCATGGGCGTGGCCGGCTTCGCGATCGTGCTGACCCTCGGCGTGCTCATCGCCGCACGGGTGCGACTGCCCGACTTCGTGTGGCTCGGACTGCAGGCCGGCGCACTGTTCGGCATCGGCTTCGTGACCTGGCTGCAGTCGCAGAGCATCTACTCGATCGAGAAGCTGTGCCCGTGGTGCATGGTGGTCTGGGCGGTGATGATCCCGATCTTCGTGTGGCTGACCGCGCGCAACCTGCGCGAGTTCCTGCCGGGCAACCCGGTCTCCCGCTTCGTCACCGACTGGACGCTGCTGATCAACATCCTCTGGTACGTCGCGGTGATCGCCGCCATCTGGTTCCAGTTCGGCAGCGACCTGTGGGCCTGA
- a CDS encoding DUF3048 domain-containing protein — translation MNLRLLAVAAATSLALAACSSSSDPAEKPAPGASKGTAKPLVEVSPLTGKAMKKGRPDNPVFVVKIENTDGGAPQYGLDHADMVIEELVEGGLTRLAAFYYSSLPSKVGHVRSLRTSDIGIAGPVGGQIVASGGASGAYRKVEKAGIRVFSEDGGAPGFSSDPLKVRPYNRLIDLKTVNRKAKRTRIPGPYLPWAPASGAKAAAPKAGAATTPAPKKATAATVRFSDFTTTSWALKGGKWVRTNGHAEAGKDFKADTMIVLSCRVGDAGYTDPAGNPVPETVFEGRGEARVFHGDEVTSVTWVKSGLKKGLRFETADGKPYRINPGHVFLELVPKDGGGVTLG, via the coding sequence ATGAACCTGCGTCTCCTGGCCGTGGCGGCTGCCACGTCCCTCGCCCTGGCTGCCTGCAGCTCGTCCTCGGACCCGGCGGAGAAGCCGGCCCCGGGGGCCAGCAAGGGCACCGCGAAGCCCCTCGTCGAGGTCTCCCCGCTGACCGGCAAGGCCATGAAGAAGGGTCGTCCGGACAATCCCGTCTTCGTCGTCAAGATCGAGAACACCGACGGCGGCGCCCCGCAGTACGGCCTCGACCACGCCGACATGGTGATCGAGGAGCTCGTCGAGGGTGGGCTCACCCGTCTTGCGGCGTTCTACTACTCCTCGCTCCCGTCGAAGGTCGGCCACGTGCGATCGCTGCGCACCAGCGACATCGGCATCGCCGGCCCGGTCGGCGGCCAGATCGTGGCATCCGGCGGCGCGAGCGGCGCCTACAGGAAGGTCGAGAAGGCCGGGATCCGGGTGTTCTCCGAGGACGGTGGCGCGCCGGGCTTCAGCAGCGACCCGCTCAAGGTCCGCCCCTACAACCGCCTGATCGACCTCAAGACCGTCAACCGCAAGGCCAAGCGCACACGGATCCCCGGTCCGTACCTGCCGTGGGCGCCCGCGTCCGGTGCGAAGGCCGCGGCGCCGAAGGCGGGTGCCGCGACCACGCCGGCGCCGAAGAAGGCGACCGCCGCGACCGTGCGCTTCAGCGACTTCACGACGACGTCCTGGGCGCTCAAGGGCGGCAAGTGGGTCCGCACCAACGGCCACGCCGAGGCCGGCAAGGACTTCAAGGCCGACACCATGATCGTGCTGTCCTGCCGGGTGGGCGACGCCGGCTACACCGACCCGGCGGGCAACCCCGTGCCGGAGACGGTGTTCGAGGGACGCGGGGAGGCCCGGGTCTTCCACGGTGACGAGGTCACGTCCGTGACGTGGGTCAAGTCCGGCCTGAAGAAGGGGCTGCGATTCGAGACCGCCGACGGCAAGCCGTACCGGATCAACCCGGGCCACGTGTTCCTCGAGCTGGTCCCCAAGGACGGCGGCGGGGTCACCCTCGGCTGA
- a CDS encoding OmpA family protein has translation MSDTSLKWLTALVAAGLVAAVALGAVAGSRSIADALRPSAEQALAAAGLDGVAVTFEGREAQLSGGSRTDLREARDVVEGVQGVRWARIDTGRDTGPEDRVRAADPNTSTISLERSPDGVVMSGVVPDPDAAADIKAAASLVFDTTVSGDLEVDPDVKAAPWAGAVPGLLGDVVSVEDLRLDVDGTGTVSIGGTIQSAAGRDRVVDLVATALPALEVVDDLRIDAGSLDKADAAVLNSTTITFPPGVSYLGAHDGVPLAAVADVLRRNVGVTVEIGGHFGPKDPRQGQVLSKARAAAVKTYLVGLGIEPERVSTRTYGSARAGISATAERYRRVDLVVKER, from the coding sequence GTGTCCGACACCAGCCTCAAGTGGTTGACCGCGCTCGTCGCAGCGGGTCTCGTCGCGGCCGTGGCGCTCGGTGCCGTGGCCGGCTCGCGCTCGATCGCGGATGCCCTGCGCCCGTCGGCCGAGCAGGCGCTGGCCGCTGCGGGTCTCGACGGCGTCGCGGTCACGTTCGAGGGCCGCGAGGCGCAGCTCAGCGGCGGGAGCCGGACCGACCTGCGTGAGGCGCGCGACGTCGTCGAGGGCGTCCAGGGCGTGCGCTGGGCTCGAATCGACACCGGTCGCGACACGGGTCCGGAGGACCGGGTGCGAGCGGCGGACCCGAACACGTCCACGATCTCGCTGGAGCGGTCCCCTGACGGGGTGGTGATGAGCGGTGTGGTGCCCGACCCTGACGCGGCGGCCGACATCAAGGCGGCAGCGTCACTGGTCTTCGACACGACCGTCTCCGGCGACCTCGAGGTCGATCCGGACGTGAAGGCGGCGCCGTGGGCCGGGGCCGTCCCGGGCCTGCTCGGTGACGTCGTGTCCGTGGAGGACCTGCGGCTCGACGTCGACGGCACCGGGACGGTGAGCATCGGCGGGACCATCCAGAGCGCCGCGGGGCGCGACCGCGTCGTCGATCTGGTCGCGACCGCGCTGCCCGCCCTCGAGGTCGTCGACGACCTCCGGATCGATGCCGGGAGCCTCGACAAGGCCGACGCCGCGGTCCTCAACTCCACGACGATCACCTTCCCGCCGGGCGTCTCGTACCTCGGGGCCCACGACGGCGTGCCGCTGGCCGCGGTGGCCGACGTCCTGCGCCGCAACGTCGGCGTCACGGTCGAGATCGGCGGGCACTTCGGCCCCAAGGATCCCCGGCAGGGCCAGGTCTTGAGCAAGGCGCGGGCCGCAGCGGTCAAGACGTACCTCGTGGGCCTCGGCATCGAGCCCGAGCGCGTCTCGACGCGCACCTACGGCTCGGCCCGTGCCGGGATCAGCGCGACCGCCGAGCGGTACCGGCGCGTCGACCTCGTCGTGAAGGAGCGCTGA